The Parasteatoda tepidariorum isolate YZ-2023 chromosome X2, CAS_Ptep_4.0, whole genome shotgun sequence genome includes a region encoding these proteins:
- the LOC107443373 gene encoding neuralized-like protein 2, translated as MCKEDEDIVGIRQISRCKFNCKLMEEQDTYAAPVTFHQYHGRNIILSENNTVAYRKSGYAYGITFSREPLQPGEIFLLEIEEFEHGWIGNLRCGLTQENPSSNFELPQYALPGLVEGGQSWILPISSTDMSLFDHTYINNLYPAVYESNNYIHTRKGSFPSSILLPSRHKSLNLGASDGEESVNSMSSIFSEESSDDSDDTGKYMYPADVGSRIGVTYVIRNNFAEMYMLLNGDVFGPCATGIPYRRGPLYAVIDLYGTTKQVRIIQTVGIPSLKMACRDKILQQVSHSKVFHLPLPKRLIQFLTYKS; from the exons TGTAAGTTCAATTGTAAGCTGATGGAAGAGCAAGATACTTATGCGGCACCTGTTACATTTCACCAATATCATGGCCGAAATATAATACTCTCTGAAAACAATACAGTTGCATATCGCAAGTCAGGCTATGCATATGGGATTACGTTTTCAAGAGAACCTCTTCAACcaggtgaaatatttttattagaaattgaaGAATTTGAGCATGGTTGGATAGGAAATTTAAGATGTGGTCTAACTCAGGAAAATCcttcttcaaattttgaactGCCTCAGTATGCATTGCCAGGTTTAGTTGAAGGTGGACAAAGTTGGATATTGCCTATTAGTTCAACAGACATGAGTCTATTTGATCACACTTACATCAATAATTTATACCCAGCTGTTTATG aaagtaaCAATTATATTCACACTAGAAAAGGGAGTTTCCCATCAAGTATTTTGCTGCCTTCTCGccataaatctttaaatttaggaGCATCTGATGGAGAAGAATCTGTCAATAGCATGTCCTcaatattttcagaagaaaGTTCTGATGATAGTGATGATACTGG aaAATACATGTATCCAGCAGATGTTGGAAGTCGTATTGGTGTAACATATGTGATACGAAATAACTTTGCTGAGATGTACATGTTGTTAAATGGAGATGTTTTTGGGCCATGTGCTACTGGTATACCTTACAGACGAGGTCCTTTATATGCTGTCATTGACCTTTATGGTACCACTAAACAAGTTCGCATAATTCAGACAGTTGGta TTCCCTCACTGAAAATGGCATGCAGAGACAAAATCCTTCAACAAGTGTCTCACTCAAAAGTCTTCCATTTACCCCTACCTAAGCGACTAATCCAGTTCTTAACTTATAAATCTTGA